The Bacteroidota bacterium genome includes a region encoding these proteins:
- a CDS encoding RDD family protein codes for MSEPKLFPTFKFMELLDQEFTQPVFQVPAGFGKRLAAWMLDCILVSFAGYVIGLIFGTNIFKESWGIIWFNNILTMGYFIIMEGGNSQATFGKKILNIKVTGLKGEHINYKKAFIRNICKIISALIIGIGFLMVLFTDKKQGLHDLIAETLVVEEN; via the coding sequence ATGTCAGAACCCAAACTTTTCCCTACCTTTAAATTTATGGAATTACTCGATCAGGAATTTACTCAACCTGTTTTTCAGGTGCCGGCAGGATTTGGAAAACGATTGGCTGCATGGATGTTAGATTGTATTTTGGTATCCTTTGCAGGATATGTTATCGGGTTAATATTTGGCACGAATATCTTTAAGGAATCATGGGGAATTATATGGTTCAATAATATATTGACTATGGGTTATTTTATCATTATGGAAGGCGGAAATTCGCAAGCTACCTTTGGTAAAAAAATTCTCAACATAAAAGTTACCGGATTAAAAGGGGAACACATAAATTACAAAAAAGCATTCATCAGAAATATCTGCAAAATAATATCAGCACTCATAATTGGAATAGGTTTTTTAATGGTACTTTTCACAGATAAAAAACAAGGATTGCATGATCTGATCGCGGAAACACTTGTGGTGGAAGAAAACTGA